A part of uncultured Treponema sp. genomic DNA contains:
- a CDS encoding 2Fe-2S iron-sulfur cluster-binding protein, translating to MKIPLYLNNKKIVLSAEPTESLLSVLRKEKLYSVKCGCQKGMCGNCMILLNDKSAASCLIPVGIVRDCHIVTLEYFQSNPCYQDIIAGFSKAGINLCGYCNAGKIFTAYTILKNYYRPTLDQIYSAIKNLDSCCTDFSTLTNGILYAVAAKHAREEKSSNAKK from the coding sequence ATGAAAATTCCGCTGTATCTGAACAATAAAAAAATAGTTCTTTCCGCGGAGCCAACGGAATCTCTTTTGTCTGTTCTGCGCAAGGAAAAACTTTACAGTGTAAAATGTGGCTGCCAAAAAGGAATGTGCGGAAACTGCATGATTTTGCTTAACGACAAATCCGCCGCAAGCTGTCTTATTCCAGTTGGAATTGTCCGCGACTGCCACATTGTAACTCTCGAATATTTTCAAAGCAATCCGTGCTACCAGGACATAATCGCAGGATTTTCCAAGGCAGGAATAAATTTATGCGGATACTGCAATGCCGGAAAAATTTTTACAGCCTACACTATTTTAAAAAATTACTACCGCCCGACTTTGGATCAAATATATTCAGCAATAAAAAATTTGGACTCGTGCTGCACAGATTTTTCTACACTGACAAATGGAATTCTTTATGCAGTCGCCGCAAAACACGCAAGAGAGGAAAAAAGTTCAAATGCCAAAAAGTAA